The sequence below is a genomic window from Chondrinema litorale.
ATGTTTCAGGTGTCTTAAATATGCTTTAGAATAAAATGTGCTCACATAACCACCTAACTCTACATCAATTGGTGTGAAATCGTCTTGCCACTTAGCATTTCTTATGTTGATAATACCTTGTGTTGTAAATAACATACCATTACGAGCATTTCTGGTTGGCATTACACAATCAAACATATCTACACCTAGAGCAATACATTCTAAAATGTTTGCAGGAGTGCCCACTCCCATTAAATACCTTGGTTTATCTTTTGGTAAAATGCCACAAACCAACTCTGTCATCTCGTACATGTCTTCATGTGGCTCACCTACTGAAAGCCCTCCAATTGCATTACCTTCTCTTTCAAAAGATGCAATGGTCTCAGCTGACTGCACTCTCAAATCTTTATAAGTACTGCCTTGTACTATTGGGAAAAGTGTTTGCTTATAACCATACAAAGAATCAGTAGTATCAAACCTGTCGCAGCATCTTTTTAACCAGCGATGAGTCATATGCATAGAATCTTTCGCGTACTGATATTCACATGGATATGGTGTACATTCATCAAATGCCATAATTATATCAGCACCAATTATTCTTTGAATATCCATCACATACTCAGGAGTAAAGAATAATTTATTACCAGAAATATGCGATCTGAATGCCACACCTTCTTCTGTAATCTTTCTAGTATCTGCCAATGAATACACCTGATAACCACCGCTATCAGTCAATACTGGCCTCTCCCACCCATTAAATTTATGTATAC
It includes:
- the tgt gene encoding tRNA guanosine(34) transglycosylase Tgt; amino-acid sequence: MQFSLQHQDKQSNARAGELITDHGKIETPIFMPVGTAGTVKAVHQRELENDIQAQIILGNTYHLYLRPGLDIIQKAGGIHKFNGWERPVLTDSGGYQVYSLADTRKITEEGVAFRSHISGNKLFFTPEYVMDIQRIIGADIIMAFDECTPYPCEYQYAKDSMHMTHRWLKRCCDRFDTTDSLYGYKQTLFPIVQGSTYKDLRVQSAETIASFEREGNAIGGLSVGEPHEDMYEMTELVCGILPKDKPRYLMGVGTPANILECIALGVDMFDCVMPTRNARNGMLFTTQGIINIRNAKWQDDFTPIDVELGGYVSTFYSKAYLRHLKHSDEYLAGMIASVHNLTFYLWLVKEARKHIIEGDFAAWKDIMVKKLMVRL